One Zingiber officinale cultivar Zhangliang chromosome 10B, Zo_v1.1, whole genome shotgun sequence genomic window, AAAATAATGGTTTTTcaacataaattaatttttagagattCGTATTAAAAAACTCAGGATTCTTAATATATTGAatatattgaattaaattgatatttgatagtattttaataattaaaagaacGAGATGAAAATATATGAAttgattttatattaaaaaattaattttatatgtttGTCTACTTTTCATGattgtaaaaataatattaaatatcaatttgacgtaATATATTAcgaacaatgattttttttttttgtgaaattaTGGTTGAATGAacctaaataaaattaatataggtGCATTCGaccaaaatcggttgatggatcTAAAGAGTTCGGAATGAAGTGAAATAAGATTCTATGAGTTTttctagttcttatgattatattcatgcactcaaatatcaatttgaccgaatatattgagagtagtgattttttgaacacaaattaGTTTTTCGGACacattcgtgtttaaaaaatcattgctatcaatatattgaattaaattgatgtttaataacattttaaaataagGAGATCTAGACGAACATATAATaactgatttcatgtcatttcgagATTTCTAGGTCCATCGGTCGGTTTTAGTCAAAATCAATTTATTTTCAAacatataaaaaggaaaaaaatcagtCGATTAGTTTTTTTTCAGTCAAATTGATTTAAGAACGAGGGTAAAATAAAAAGTGGATgcatgatttgataattttaaaattatgatgcgtgatttagatatttttaaaacttatttattagataaaaagttgattttaaaatatttatccttTGGGTTAACtggtttaattttataaaaaaaaatttattgaaaggtGCTCATGACGGATGGGTCATCGTTTTTAATTCAACCGTCAGAAATCTTAAAATGTTCACGAACTTAGCTTACTGCGTCTGATCGTAATCACTTCGTATGCTATCAATGATTTATATGGACAACTCCAAACTATTCTATGTTTTATAAAATCATCAATAAGTCATCCatgtattttgattttttaatcaaaataataaaaaaatgagacattttattataattttgtgaATCTAAATGTAAAAAGATGATTTACTTATTTCTATTAATCTATTCCTAGATTAATAGGGGGAGaagataaattatatatgacTATTAGTAAATTCTGAATCATGAATACTTGAATAATAAGTTATACTCAAATCGTGAATCTGAAGCTCCAATATTTGATGGATCAAATCAGATGAATCAGCTCCTTAGATTTGAATatctgttttttaaaaaataatcaagaTGATAAAATAAGAATActattagattcattatattttaGGAGTCATGCGTATGTGGTTGATGTTTATCTTGATGAGTCAAATTTGCTTTCACTATATCAAGTATTTATGGCCATTTGTAAATAGAAAAAAACTATTTATAATTATTTGTATAAAATATAGATTGCGGTTATATTTATCTTATTATTaaagttatatttatattatttaattattatgctAAAAGTTATTGATAGCTTGTATTAGTACCAAAGTTATACAAATGCGGTTCGGACCTTGCCGGGTTGCGGACGGCCCGGTTAGTTCCGATGGTTAATCTAACCAAACCTTGCCAATGCTAACAATTTTAGAATCTTCGAGTGGCACAGGCATACTTGATCCTCTCAAGTGTCGACCTCTGCTGGCCGTGGTGGTGACTGGGTGCGACGGAAGAGGTGGGTGAGTCTTCGTCTCCAAGAGCGACGAGATGGACGACTACGCGAGGGAGATGATGGACCTCAAGACTCTCGTCACCCGCACCCTCGAGAAGAAAGGCGTCCTCGCCAGAATTAGGGTAGTTCCTTAGTctcctctctttctcttttgTTTTTCTCCCGATCGTGTCAGATCCTCTCATCAAATCAAGATTATGTTTTTCATTCATGCTGAATGGGGGAAATTCAGCTCCTGATTTCTCCTGAAGTTGTCACTCTTCTAGAACAGtaacttttttttctttaaaaaataatgcATTTCGGGGAATTTATTTTGGCGTGAGATATTGCGTTAAAGTTAACTTTTTCCTCCATCTGATTGCGGATTTGCATTGGATTTTTGAGTGTCGAGGGTTGGTTGTCTAAGTGTGATCTAGAATGCAATTTTCTTGTCATAAATCCTCTGACATTCTTTCTGGTGAACAAACTAGCTTAAAGCAAGAGGCATTGTACTTAATTATGGGTATTTTAAAATGTGGATTTCATAGTTTCATGGGCCTTTACTCCGTCATTGTGAGGGGAGACACATTTTTTCGTAAAGGCTCAATTGCATTTAAGCCTTTGAAGTGCCTCTTGTGAAATATATATTTCTTGTGATAAGTTTAAATTGGTCAAGGAATATGCCATTTTCAGTTTTCTGTCACAACTGAGAAAAAGACTCGTTGCAAATTGAAATTTTTGACGTGTTCAAAATATTAATCATTTTCTTTGTGGACTTTCTGATGTTCCACTATGTTCAACACTTTGGTTGTTGCTTGTTTGACTTCTTCTGGTTCATGTTAGGCTGAGCTCAGGGCAAGTGTATTTGAAGCcatagaagaagaagataaagttCTTGTAAATGAGGACAATGTCCCTCCTGCACTACTAGGAAGCTGCAATGATCGAGCAAAGCAGCTGCATGTCTCTCCTTCAGGTTTCATTTTCTATATGTGAATCTCTCTATGCAAATTACCTAAAGTTTGCTGGTTGTGCTTTAAGATTATGTAATGGAATATCTTGAGGATTCAATAGTTTTCCGTTAGTGTGATAAACTGATTTGTTTGGTTCTTGATTGAGCAAAGCAGCTGCATGCCTCTCCCTCAGATTTCATTTTCTATATGTGAATCTCTCTATGCAAAGTACCTAAGTTTGTTGGTTGTGCTTTAAGATTATATAATGGAATATCTTGAGGATTCAATAGTTTTCTGTTAGTGTGATAAACTGATTGGTTTGGTTCTTGAATCGTTTTGTAGAAGAGTACAGGGATTGCTTTTCTAGTTGGAGCTTGTTTGGTGAAAACATGGTACCGTATTTGTCTTAAATTCCAATCTTAAAATATACATGACTTTAGAGTTGTAGTTCTTTAATTTTGGTTCTTTTGTAGTAAGTCAAAAGCATGGTACCTTTTTTTTGTaaaaggtaaatatatatcatcaaaatgTACATCATACATGTGCACAAAGATAGTTGCTCATTTTTGATGAAGTATTAGATCTGAGTAGATATTTAAGGGGAATGATACATGTGTGCATACCCTCCTAAATACAGCATCCTCTCATGGATACCATCCATACTGCATTGCTTCCTGAATATAAAGAAAATGACTCTAGTAGGATTATTGTGGGATTTTTAGATGGGCTTTACACTCCTTTTTAATGATGAATATTAGATTATACTGCTTCTTAGTGATAACTTTCACTGGAAAATTGGTATATTTTGCTTTTGTTGATAATTACGGTATGTTTGTTATTAAGCACTCATTTAAAGTAAGATGCCTATATGATGATTTTGCTTGCTAAATCAGTAATCTAATAGGCTGACAAAAATTATTATATGGAGAATGATTTAATTTTGCAGGTTGCACATGAGTCAGTATAACTTTAGTGATTTTCTTTTATTGTTTCATATCTCGTTAGACTAGAGGTACATAACTGAACCAGTCTAGATCAAGCACATTGTTGAACCTGAACTTTGTATTATTTTAGGAGCAACCTTCATCAAACCTTTCATACAGATTGGGTTAATAATTACCAGTTCTATTGCTATTTGAAACaggaaattaaacaaaaaaaaaccctATTTTTGTTACTTTTCAGAGGTATCTTCTACATATATTCGGACTCATGCTAGGGACTAAGCTCTGAACCTCTCTGCTCTTATTAAAGATAGACCAAACATTGGAAACTCCATTGCTTATCCATTATCTCTTGATGAAAACCATGACATGAAATTCATGCTGGAGAATACTAACCTTGTTTTTTCCCTTCCATTCTGTATTTAATCTCCAATCATATCAACATCAAACAAGCATTGTTATTTCCAACTATTTGGAGTATTCATAGATCTTATTCCTCCATGAATTCTATTTAAAATTGTATGCCTAGTTGtattcaaaacttattttttaaaaaaatatattaattaaaactttctttgatCTTTCTCTGTACTTGACACTTTCAGTTTTAATTCATTCAATTCGTGGCCCTAAAAATTTTACTTCTGTATTTGAACATGTCCATAACATCTTTATATACTTTCTCTCATTTTTTATCGGTTATTCTATTTCAACCACACCTGATAGCTCCCTAGTAGTAATGTCTGTAATTATATTTCTTTCTAGTATTACCCCACATACATTTTAGCATTCTCAGTTGCTATTATATGCGACATTTTTTCGTTATGAAGTCTTTGTACGTCTTTATTGCAATGTGACAACATTtggaacttaaattcaaaatcaccATAACCATTTTGTAGCCTTTTCTTGTATTGAATTATATAAATTTCTTTATTAAACTGAGCTTATGTTGGTTGCAGGAAGGTTATTAACAGCATTAGTTTCTGAATACTTGGAATGGGCCCAGTTGGGTCACACTCTCAAAGTTTATCTACCTGAGTGTAATTTGGTAAATGCACGGAATATCCTGTCTGTATGCTGCTGCATTATGGTGATTCATATTATGAAACAGCAGATTTATAGTTTTCATCTTTTGTCTTTCCTTTTCTTCCAGCCAAAGGACTTCTGGAAAGATGAGTTGAAGGACTTTAGCACCAGAACAAACAGAGATGGTGAAAGCGGTCCATTACTATTAGATGTTCTTGAAGGATATCTAAAATATGAGGTTCGGTGGCTTGATTCCCTTATGCAGTCAATTTTCTTTCGATTTGTTGCTTTGTTTTGGAAGAATATACAATGTCCTATAGGTCTGGAAAGATTGTAATTGCAGAACCATCTTCCTTGGTGTTATTTATTGAATTGATTATTAAGAGAATTATTGTCTCGTATATAACATTGAAAATTTCAACGTGAATAAAATATGATCAATAACCAACTTGGgtaatttcaatttaaaaaatgTTTACCAATGAACcagttattgtattttttttaaaaggcaATATGAAAAGGAAGGTAATAAGAATATTTAATTCACATTTTCTTCCCACATTTTTCTTCTTTGAACCATGTTACACAATGAATCTagcaaatcaaatttagaaaggtGGTAATTGACAGAACGGTAATCTCAAGTGAGATTTCCTGTTAGTTATATGTGATTGATTAATTTTACTTTGTTAAATTACTGCTATGGAGAAATAGACTACGGTAGTCAGTTGAAGCATAAGAC contains:
- the LOC122029698 gene encoding protein TONNEAU 1a-like, producing the protein MDDYAREMMDLKTLVTRTLEKKGVLARIRAELRASVFEAIEEEDKVLVNEDNVPPALLGSCNDRAKQLHVSPSGRLLTALVSEYLEWAQLGHTLKVYLPECNLPKDFWKDELKDFSTRTNRDGESGPLLLDVLEGYLKYENLIQNRFAGGRLIDSQNDSVSNAEARNARRPSSSAAAPGGLPALSRPVPRNQSSERKSSSSIPMSRKDDYMWNYDVDDISEDVIRTANALENIHLDRKARHLTSSWRHSTEGTMDDNGSVDHRYSK